The Ignicoccus hospitalis KIN4/I genome includes the window CGTCCTCGTAACTCCTCGAGAACGCCGCCACCTCCCCCGTGGAGCGCATCTCGGGACCCAAGTCCGGGTAAGCCCCCTTGAGTTGGGTCCAACTGAACTGGGGCGACTTGACTCCCCATACCTTGGTCGGGGGGACGTACACGCCTTCTCCCAACCCCAAGGTTCCCTCTACCACGACCTTCGCTGAGAGCTCCATCAGGTTGACGTTCCTAGACTTGCTGGAGAAGGGCATACTCCTACTCGCCCTCAAGTTCAGCTCTATCACGTATGGGTCGTTGTTCTTTACTAAGAACTGGATATTGAACGGGCCCCTTATTTCCAGCTCTCTAGCTAAGGTTAACGAGATGTCTAGCATCTTGTTTACTACCTCGTCCTCCAGCCTCGCTGGCGTGACCATCGTAGAGTCCCCAGAGTGAACGCCGGCCGGCTCCACGTGGCTTAAGGGAACTGCCACTACGCTTGCCGAGTCGGAGACCGCGTCCACCTCGGCTTCCCTAGCGCCCACGAAGAACTCCGACACCACCACCGGGTGCTCCCTGCTCACTTCACTCGCTTTCCTCACGAACTCTACTAACTCTTCCCAGCTCCACACCACCTTCATCGCGGAGCCGCTTAGAACGTAGCTGGGCCTAACAATTACAGGAAATCCGACTTCATCGACGAACTTCTTGAGCTCCTCCATACTAGAAGCGCTGACCCACCTAGGCTGTTTGATGTTAAGTTTATCTAACAAGTCGCTGAACTTCTTCCTGTCCTCCGCCGTGTCCACGCTCCTCCCGGGTGTCCCCAGTAAGGGAACGCCCAGCGCCTCTATCTTCTTGTATATTTTGTTGGCTATCTGACCCCCGGCGAACGCTATTACGCCCCACGGCCTTTCTTTCTCAACTACCTTGTAGACCGTCTCCTCCGTTATCTCTTCGAAGTATAGCTTATCGCTCTCGTCCCAATCGGTCGACACGGTCTCGGGGTTGTAGTTGAGCGTTATCACTTCTTCGGCGCCGTACTTTCTTAACGACCTAACTAACGATACCACGGCCCAATCAAATTCTACTGAGATCCCTATCTTGAAGACTCCCGCTCCGAGTACCATAGTCTTGTACCTCTTGTCTGTGAATTTCACGTCATCCTCAGTGCCGTCATAAGTCAAGTACAAGTAGTTAGTTACCGCGGGCCACTCCGCCGCTAGGGTGTCTATCCTCTTAACCTTAGGTAATAGACCAGTCCTTATATCCACCTTCAGTTCCTTGTCACTGAAGCCAAGTATCTTCGAATACTCGTAGTCGGCAGCGCTTCTTTCGATCTCTTTCTTCTGTTCTACCACTTCTTTTATCCAATGTAAGAAGTACTTGTCTACCCCATACGCCTCGTGTACCTCGTCCAGCGTGGCCCCTTCGTATATCGCCTTAGCAGCGTACAGGGGCCAATACGGCTCCCTCTTCCGGAGCTTTTCTAAGGCCTCCTCCTTACTCTTTACCTTTATTGGCTCAAAGTCTGTTATCCCCTCCACCCCTATGTCTAACATCCTAAAGGCCTTCTGGAGGGCCTCTGCAACGTTCCTACCAATCGCCATTACCTCCCCTACACTCTTCATCTCGCTGTCGAGACTTTTTTCAACGCCTTCGAATTTATCCAAATCCCACCTTGGAACCTTAATCACGACGTAGTCTAAACTGGGTTCGAAGCAAGCACACGTGGCACCGGTGACTTTGTTCAGGATTTCCCAAAGTTTGTAGCCCAGCGCCAGTTTCGCAGCGACGTACGCCAACGGATATCCGGTAGCCTTGCTCGCTAGGGCGCTCGACCTACTCATCCTGGGGTTCGTCTCTATAACGTAATAAGTCTCGCCGCGCGGGTCGAGGGCCAGCTGGACGTTCCCTTCCCCAACTAATCCAATGACTTCTGCCACCCTAATTGAGGCATCTCTCAATATCTGGTACTCTCTGTTGGTTAACGTCTGACAAGGCGCTATCACCACTGAGTCGCCCGTGTGGACCCCCATGGGATCTAAGTTCTCTAAGCACGCCACAGCTACCGAATTGTTGTATGCATCCCTAACCACCTCAAATTCTATCTCCTTCCAATGGTGGAGGTACTTCTCTACCAGCACTCTCCCGACCGCGCTCTGCGCGAAAGCCCTCACGACCCACTTCTCGAGTTCTCTTCTATTCCATGCAATGAAGCTGCCCTTACCGCCCAAGGTGAACGCTATCCTCACTATTACCGGATATCCCAACCTTTCCGCTATCTCCAACGCTTCGTCCACATTACTCGCCGCCTCGCTAGGGGGCATTGGGATTCCGTTTTCCTTCATAGTCTTGGCAAACAGAGTCTTGTCGGTGGCTTTCTTTATACCCTCTATGGGCGTTCCTATCACCTTCACGCCGTACTTCTGCAAGACGCCGCTTTCCCAGAGCTCCACCCCTAACGTGAGGGCCGTCTGTCCGCCGAAGCCTATGAGTATGCCGTCGGGCCTCTCGGCCTCAATTATTTTTTCTAGTATGTCCCTCCTCAGCGGAACGAAGTACAACTTGTCGCTCATCTCTTTGGTGGTTTGAACTGTCGCCACGTTAGGGTTTACTAGTATGGTTTCTATACCTTCCTCGCGGAGGGCCTTCAGCGCTTGGCTCGTGCTATAATCGAACTCGGCCGCCTCGCCTATCTTGATTGCGCCGGAGCCTATAATCAAAACGCTCCTCAAGTCGTTCATTGAGCCTTCACCTCAGAGGCGAACTTGTCGAAAATCCACAAGGTGTCGTGAGGACCCGGGGAGGATTCTGGGTGGAACTGGACGCTGAAAACTGGCCTCTTCGGGTCCTTGCTTATCACCCCCTCGAGGGTGTTGTCATCAGGGTTCACGAACCACTTCCTAAACTTTACGTTGTCTATAGTTTTCGGGTCCACCGCGTATCCGTGGTTCTCGCTAACTATGAAGCACCTCCCCTCTGAGTCCTTGACGGGCTTGTTAACCCCCCTATGACCGTACTTCATTTTGTAAACCCGGCCTCCGAAGGTCATGTTTAGGATTTGATGACCTAAGCATATGGCTAGGATGGGCAGTCCGAGTTCGTATGCGGCCTCTACGAACTTGTGTAAGTTATACTTCTCCATCGCCATCGTGGGGTTTCCAGGGCCGTTGGCGAGCACAACTCCTTTAACTTCATCCAGTATCTTTAGCCCTTCTCCGCAAGGGACTCTGATCACCTTGAGGCCTCGAGAAGCGAGCTCCCTTACGATTCCGTATTTGACTCCACAATCCAAGAGCGCGACCGGCTCGCCCGAGCCGTGTTCCATCACCTTAGGGGGGCGCACTGAGGAGACGTAATCAACCTCGTCGTACCTCGGCGCGCTTTCCAGTGCCCTTATCGCATCTTCCACGTCTCCGGTAGTGGTAATGGCGCCCATCATCACTCCTTTTTCCCTTATCTTTTTGACCAACATCCTAGTGTCCACGCCTTGAATGCCCGGCACGCCCTCTTCCTTGAACCACTCGTCCAAATCCTTAACCGACGCCCAGTGGTTGGGTTTGGTCAACCTAGCTATTACGAAGCCCTCTACCTTTATACCGTTAGATTCATAGTGGAGAGGTAAGTTGCTCTTTGGATCAATAATGTTGGGGTCGGGCACGCCGTAGTTGCCGACCATGGGGTGAGTCATAATCAGTATTTGACCTTTGTAGGAAGGGTCCGTGAGCGCTTCTGGGTAGCCGTTCATCGTGGTGGTGAAGACTACCTCCCCGACCCTAACGGCCCGGGCACCGAACGCGCAGCCCTCGAATATGCTTAGGTCCTCTAGCACTAAGAACGCCTTATCCCCTCGACATCTCAATAGGACCCGCGTCTGAAGGCTTCAAAGGGGGTTTATATAGTATAACTAAAGCTTCTTCAATCACATGTCTAAACATGCATAAGCGATATATGCACTCGGGCGCCCCGGCTTGGGGTGGGCTTCCAGTGAGCGAAATATACATAATTTCGGCCGTGAGGACGCCGATAGGCAAGTTCCTCGGCTCGCTGAGCGGAATCCCCGCTCCAGACTTAGCCGCCATAGCCGCTAAAGAGGCAATAAAGAGGGCCGGAATAGAGCCCAAGGACGTAGACTTCTACGCGTTCGGTAACGTGATAGGGGCGGCTGTAGGTCAAAACCCCGCCCGCAGAACCGCGTTGTTAGCGGGCATCCCATACGAAGTGGACGGCCATACGGTAAACTTGGTCTGTTCTTCGGGAATGATGGCAATGATAGACGCTATAAGGGCCTTCAAGGCCGGAGACGCGAAAATAGCCCTCGTAGGCGGCATGGAAAGTATGAGCAGGGCTCCCCTCTGCCTGCCTCCCGAAGCTAGGAGCGGGATAAAGCACTTGGTAGGAAGGGAGGCAAAGCTCATAGACACCATGGTACTGGACGGACTAACCGACTCTTGGAACTGGCAGCTAATGGGCGTAGAAGCGGACATGACTGCTAAGAAGTACGGAGCGAAGAGGGAAGAACTGGACTGGATCGCTTATCAGAGCCACATGAGGGCGGCCAAAGCGACCGACGAAGGAATTTTTGAGAAGGAGATTGTGCCGATAGAGGTTAAGACTAAGAAAGGCGTCGTAACGATAAAAAGCGACGAGGGGATTAGGAGGGACACCAGCCCAGAGAAGTTAGCCAAGCTTCCCCCGGCCTTCACGCCCGACGGGGTACACACAGCCGGCAACAGCTCCCAACTGAGCGACGGCGCGGCCGCTCTGATAATGGCTCCAGAAGAAGTCGTGAACGAGTACGGCCTCAAGCCCGTAGCTAGGGTCCTAGCCTACGACATAGTGGGTTTGAAGCCTGAAGACTTCGTGGAGGCGCCAGTTCCCGGAATAAAGAGGATATCAGAAAAGGTCGGCGTTAAGCCAGACGACTGGGACCTCTACGAGGTCAACGAGGCGTTTGCAATAAGCTTGTGGTTGCCTCACCACCTCTTAGGAATACCTTACGAGCGGATGAACGTACACGGCGGCGCCATAGCGATAGGCCACCCCTTGGGCGCCTCCGGCGCCAGAATAGTAGTAACCTTGATTAACGCTCTAAAGACCCACAACAAGAGCCGGGGGGTCGCGACCCTCTGTCACGGAACTGGAGGGGGGAGCACCCTAGCGATCGAAGTGTTTTAAGCCCGGCTCCGACTCGCGACGTCCTTTGTTAAAGGATCATCAATTAGAAGCCTTATTCGACTGAGGATCCCTCACTACTGGAAATAAAGTATTTAAATAGAATTGCCCCGCTCGTCTGCGGGAGGGAAGCCTTGAAGGCGAAGTGTCCCGTGTGCGGCGCCGAGATAGAGCTCCCCGACGACGTCATGGACGGAGAGATAGTGGAGTGTCCCCAATGCGGCGCCACCCTGGAGGTCAAGAAGAGTGGGGACAAGGTGGAACTGAAGGTAGCCGAAGAAGTGGGAGAGGACTGGGGCCAGTAGCGAGCAGGGGGTGGAGGTGAGGTGGTTCCACCTCGTTGTGAAGGTCTATTATGATTTGCCCCGTGTCGAAGAGAAGCTGATAATAAAGTCGTTAGAGTCCCACGGACTTGAGACGGTTCCCGTCAACGTAACCAAGGAGCCGTTGCCCCTACAAGGCATAGAAGAACACGTACCAATAGTACGAGCCGTAAGCATGTTCAGATCTACTTACACCTCGGCTGTCCTCGAAGCAAACGGCATGAAACCCATAAACAGTGCTTACA containing:
- a CDS encoding thiolase family protein; protein product: MSEIYIISAVRTPIGKFLGSLSGIPAPDLAAIAAKEAIKRAGIEPKDVDFYAFGNVIGAAVGQNPARRTALLAGIPYEVDGHTVNLVCSSGMMAMIDAIRAFKAGDAKIALVGGMESMSRAPLCLPPEARSGIKHLVGREAKLIDTMVLDGLTDSWNWQLMGVEADMTAKKYGAKREELDWIAYQSHMRAAKATDEGIFEKEIVPIEVKTKKGVVTIKSDEGIRRDTSPEKLAKLPPAFTPDGVHTAGNSSQLSDGAAALIMAPEEVVNEYGLKPVARVLAYDIVGLKPEDFVEAPVPGIKRISEKVGVKPDDWDLYEVNEAFAISLWLPHHLLGIPYERMNVHGGAIAIGHPLGASGARIVVTLINALKTHNKSRGVATLCHGTGGGSTLAIEVF
- the carA gene encoding glutamine-hydrolyzing carbamoyl-phosphate synthase small subunit, which translates into the protein MRCRGDKAFLVLEDLSIFEGCAFGARAVRVGEVVFTTTMNGYPEALTDPSYKGQILIMTHPMVGNYGVPDPNIIDPKSNLPLHYESNGIKVEGFVIARLTKPNHWASVKDLDEWFKEEGVPGIQGVDTRMLVKKIREKGVMMGAITTTGDVEDAIRALESAPRYDEVDYVSSVRPPKVMEHGSGEPVALLDCGVKYGIVRELASRGLKVIRVPCGEGLKILDEVKGVVLANGPGNPTMAMEKYNLHKFVEAAYELGLPILAICLGHQILNMTFGGRVYKMKYGHRGVNKPVKDSEGRCFIVSENHGYAVDPKTIDNVKFRKWFVNPDDNTLEGVISKDPKRPVFSVQFHPESSPGPHDTLWIFDKFASEVKAQ
- the carB gene encoding carbamoyl-phosphate synthase (glutamine-hydrolyzing) large subunit, whose product is MNDLRSVLIIGSGAIKIGEAAEFDYSTSQALKALREEGIETILVNPNVATVQTTKEMSDKLYFVPLRRDILEKIIEAERPDGILIGFGGQTALTLGVELWESGVLQKYGVKVIGTPIEGIKKATDKTLFAKTMKENGIPMPPSEAASNVDEALEIAERLGYPVIVRIAFTLGGKGSFIAWNRRELEKWVVRAFAQSAVGRVLVEKYLHHWKEIEFEVVRDAYNNSVAVACLENLDPMGVHTGDSVVIAPCQTLTNREYQILRDASIRVAEVIGLVGEGNVQLALDPRGETYYVIETNPRMSRSSALASKATGYPLAYVAAKLALGYKLWEILNKVTGATCACFEPSLDYVVIKVPRWDLDKFEGVEKSLDSEMKSVGEVMAIGRNVAEALQKAFRMLDIGVEGITDFEPIKVKSKEEALEKLRKREPYWPLYAAKAIYEGATLDEVHEAYGVDKYFLHWIKEVVEQKKEIERSAADYEYSKILGFSDKELKVDIRTGLLPKVKRIDTLAAEWPAVTNYLYLTYDGTEDDVKFTDKRYKTMVLGAGVFKIGISVEFDWAVVSLVRSLRKYGAEEVITLNYNPETVSTDWDESDKLYFEEITEETVYKVVEKERPWGVIAFAGGQIANKIYKKIEALGVPLLGTPGRSVDTAEDRKKFSDLLDKLNIKQPRWVSASSMEELKKFVDEVGFPVIVRPSYVLSGSAMKVVWSWEELVEFVRKASEVSREHPVVVSEFFVGAREAEVDAVSDSASVVAVPLSHVEPAGVHSGDSTMVTPARLEDEVVNKMLDISLTLARELEIRGPFNIQFLVKNNDPYVIELNLRASRSMPFSSKSRNVNLMELSAKVVVEGTLGLGEGVYVPPTKVWGVKSPQFSWTQLKGAYPDLGPEMRSTGEVAAFSRSYEDALILSWLSAVPNDIPNKDKKVLVYSLEVFDEDRTKAKEAADAMSELGYHVITLEGVEVKGYEPYDSSKIKEMLVKREIGLVITSGSNRSVDYVVRRTAVDMNVPLVLNSYLGAELSKAFIKVYEKYGALDPARLEIKEYGELLGS
- the lysW/argW gene encoding alpha-aminoadipate/glutamate carrier protein LysW gives rise to the protein MKAKCPVCGAEIELPDDVMDGEIVECPQCGATLEVKKSGDKVELKVAEEVGEDWGQ